A window of Streptomyces gilvosporeus contains these coding sequences:
- a CDS encoding aldehyde dehydrogenase family protein, translating into MNDAPPPVVSRNPADPSDILVHLPAPGAPAALNAVERARAAQPRWLLGGAAARAHALGAIAAGIEAAADELAALAVREVGKPVTEARAEVARTVAIWRYHAQAPYEPTGSVHETAAGPGLLLTRRRPHGVAGLITPWNFPFAIPSWKAAPALATGNTVVLKPAPEATACAQRLAEIIQRAVPAGVFTVLPGGAAEGNAVVSAADAVSFTGSTVVGQLVTRTTTARGIPAQAEMGGLNAAIVLPDADIDTAAAQIASAIAGYAGQKCTATSRVIAVGAALGPLREALAEQLRALAVGDPADPATVCGPVISERARDRVVEARRTLPAVAAAPVPTGSDGWYVAPALVTDIPLGHVLRREEVFGPLAVLLTADGLDEAVRITNSVPYGLVTSVHTASLDEALHGLDHLDTGMIRVNAPSTGVDFHLPFGGTKASSRGPREQGRAALDFYTSERTYTLNPARRIT; encoded by the coding sequence GTGAACGATGCCCCTCCCCCGGTCGTCTCCCGCAACCCGGCCGACCCGTCCGACATCCTCGTCCACCTCCCCGCCCCCGGCGCACCGGCCGCCCTCAACGCCGTCGAGCGCGCCCGCGCCGCCCAGCCCCGCTGGCTGCTGGGCGGCGCGGCGGCCCGCGCGCACGCGCTGGGCGCCATCGCCGCCGGCATCGAGGCGGCTGCGGACGAACTGGCCGCGCTGGCCGTGCGGGAGGTGGGCAAGCCGGTCACCGAAGCCCGCGCCGAAGTAGCGCGCACCGTCGCGATCTGGCGGTACCACGCCCAGGCCCCGTACGAGCCCACCGGCTCCGTCCACGAGACGGCCGCCGGCCCCGGGCTGCTGCTCACCCGCCGCCGCCCGCACGGCGTCGCCGGTCTCATCACCCCCTGGAACTTCCCCTTCGCGATCCCCAGTTGGAAAGCCGCCCCGGCACTGGCGACCGGCAACACGGTGGTCCTGAAACCCGCACCGGAGGCCACCGCCTGTGCCCAGCGCCTGGCGGAGATCATCCAACGAGCCGTCCCCGCGGGGGTGTTCACCGTGCTGCCCGGCGGCGCCGCCGAGGGCAACGCCGTCGTCTCGGCCGCCGATGCCGTCTCCTTCACGGGCTCCACCGTCGTCGGCCAGCTGGTCACCCGTACCACCACCGCACGCGGCATCCCCGCACAGGCCGAGATGGGCGGGCTCAATGCGGCGATCGTCCTGCCGGACGCGGACATCGACACCGCGGCCGCGCAGATCGCCTCCGCGATCGCCGGCTACGCGGGCCAGAAGTGCACCGCCACCAGCCGGGTGATCGCGGTGGGCGCGGCCCTCGGCCCGCTGCGCGAGGCGCTGGCCGAGCAGCTGCGGGCACTCGCGGTGGGCGACCCCGCCGATCCGGCCACCGTCTGCGGCCCCGTCATCAGCGAGCGGGCCCGCGACCGCGTCGTCGAAGCCCGGCGGACCCTGCCCGCCGTGGCCGCCGCCCCCGTACCCACCGGGAGCGACGGCTGGTACGTGGCCCCCGCGCTGGTGACGGACATACCCCTCGGCCATGTCCTGCGGCGCGAGGAGGTCTTCGGCCCGCTCGCCGTGCTGCTCACCGCCGACGGCCTGGACGAGGCGGTGCGGATCACCAACTCCGTCCCCTACGGCCTGGTCACCTCCGTTCACACCGCATCGCTCGACGAGGCCCTGCACGGACTCGACCACCTCGACACCGGCATGATCCGCGTCAACGCCCCGTCCACCGGCGTCGACTTCCACCTCCCGTTCGGCGGCACCAAGGCATCCAGCCGCGGCCCGCGCGAACAGGGCCGCGCCGCCCTGGACTTCTACACCTCGGAGCGCACGTACACCCTGAATCCCGCACGTCGCATAACGTGA
- a CDS encoding proline racemase family protein, translated as MHTRHVFHSVDSHTEGMPTRVITGGIGVLPGATMAERRLHFIEHLDHLRTLLMYEPRGHAAMSGAILQPPTRPDADHGVLFIEVSGVLPMCGHGTLGVATVLVETGMVPVAEPVTTVRLDTPAGLVAVDVRVEDGRAKSATLTNIPAFCVALDRTVKVPGYGTVPYDLAFGGNFYAFVELDALGLPYDRARKDDLLAAGLAVMDAVNASSDRPAHPTQREITGLKHVYLAAPGSDAHRSRHAMAIHPGWFDRSPCGTGTSARMAQLHARGALPLHRDFVNESFIGTQFTGRLTEETEVGGVPAVVPRITGRAWITGTAQYFLDPDDPFPGGFLL; from the coding sequence ATGCACACCCGCCACGTCTTCCACTCCGTCGACTCCCACACCGAAGGCATGCCCACCCGCGTCATCACCGGCGGCATCGGGGTACTCCCCGGCGCCACCATGGCGGAGCGCAGGCTCCACTTCATCGAGCATCTGGACCACTTGCGCACCCTGCTGATGTACGAGCCGCGCGGGCACGCCGCCATGAGCGGCGCCATCCTCCAGCCCCCGACCCGCCCCGATGCCGACCACGGGGTCCTCTTCATCGAGGTCTCCGGCGTGCTGCCGATGTGCGGCCACGGCACTCTCGGCGTCGCCACCGTCCTCGTCGAGACCGGCATGGTGCCCGTCGCCGAGCCGGTCACCACCGTCCGCCTGGACACCCCCGCGGGGCTGGTCGCCGTCGACGTACGCGTCGAGGACGGCCGGGCGAAGTCCGCCACCCTCACCAACATCCCCGCCTTCTGTGTCGCGCTGGACCGCACGGTGAAGGTGCCCGGCTACGGCACGGTCCCCTACGACCTCGCCTTCGGCGGGAACTTCTACGCGTTCGTCGAACTCGACGCCCTGGGGCTGCCGTACGACCGCGCCCGCAAGGACGACCTGCTCGCCGCGGGGCTCGCCGTCATGGACGCGGTCAACGCCTCATCCGACCGGCCCGCCCACCCCACCCAGCGCGAGATCACCGGCCTCAAACACGTCTACCTCGCCGCCCCCGGCTCCGACGCACACCGCTCGCGGCACGCCATGGCCATCCATCCGGGCTGGTTCGACCGCTCGCCGTGCGGCACCGGCACCAGCGCGCGGATGGCACAGCTGCACGCCCGCGGCGCCCTGCCGCTGCACCGCGACTTCGTCAACGAGTCCTTCATCGGTACGCAGTTCACCGGTCGGCTCACCGAGGAGACCGAGGTCGGCGGGGTGCCCGCGGTCGTGCCGCGCATCACCGGGCGCGCCTGGATCACCGGCACCGCCCAGTATTTCCTCGACCCCGACGATCCCTTCCCCGGAGGTTTCCTGCTGTGA
- a CDS encoding dihydrodipicolinate synthase family protein: MTTTSPAAWSPDRPWRGIMVATALPLRDDLSVDYDAYADHVRWLIDSGCDGVVPNGSLGEYQTLTDEERARVVRTAVAAAGDGARVMPGIAAYGSAASRRWAEQAAEEGCGSVLLLPPNAYRADEQAVRAHYAEAARAGLPVVAYNNPHDTKVDLTPALLAGLHGEGAIVAVKEFSGDVRRAYEIAELAPELDLLIGADDVLVELALAGAVGWVAGYPNAFPATCAALYRAAVARDVETALPLYASLHSLLRWDSKTEFVQAIKASMDLAGRPGGPTRPPRLPLPSPMAAEVRAATEKAVAAGHH, translated from the coding sequence ATGACCACCACCTCCCCCGCCGCCTGGAGCCCCGACCGCCCCTGGCGCGGCATCATGGTCGCCACCGCCCTGCCGCTGCGCGACGACCTCTCCGTGGACTACGACGCCTACGCCGACCACGTCCGCTGGCTGATCGACAGCGGCTGTGACGGTGTCGTCCCCAACGGCTCCCTGGGCGAGTACCAGACCCTCACCGACGAGGAGCGCGCCCGCGTGGTGCGCACCGCCGTCGCCGCGGCGGGCGACGGCGCGCGGGTCATGCCGGGCATCGCCGCGTACGGCAGCGCCGCGTCCCGCCGCTGGGCCGAGCAGGCCGCCGAGGAGGGCTGCGGCAGCGTCCTCCTGTTGCCGCCCAACGCCTATCGCGCCGACGAGCAGGCCGTACGCGCCCACTACGCCGAGGCCGCCCGGGCCGGACTCCCCGTCGTCGCCTACAACAACCCCCACGACACCAAGGTCGATCTGACCCCCGCCCTGCTCGCCGGCCTCCACGGCGAGGGCGCGATCGTGGCGGTGAAGGAGTTCAGCGGCGATGTGCGCCGCGCCTACGAGATCGCCGAACTCGCCCCCGAACTGGACCTGTTGATCGGCGCCGACGATGTCCTCGTCGAACTCGCGCTCGCCGGGGCCGTCGGCTGGGTCGCCGGCTACCCCAACGCCTTTCCCGCCACCTGCGCCGCGCTGTACCGCGCCGCCGTCGCCCGGGACGTCGAGACCGCCCTGCCCCTGTACGCATCCCTGCACTCGTTGCTGCGCTGGGACTCCAAGACGGAGTTCGTGCAGGCCATCAAGGCGTCCATGGACCTCGCAGGCCGTCCTGGCGGTCCCACCCGGCCGCCGCGCCTGCCGCTGCCGTCCCCGATGGCCGCCGAGGTACGCGCGGCGACCGAGAAGGCCGTCGCCGCGGGACATCACTGA
- a CDS encoding NAD(P)/FAD-dependent oxidoreductase, whose amino-acid sequence MPNSASDAPGSGTGDGAECGPEYDLAVIGAGPAGLAGAVAASELGLSVALLDASGQPGGQYYRHPSPALGATRPEALHHNWPAFADLLRRLAATEVSHLAGHHVWTVVPAADAAGAWDVHAVTGADGDGDRPVRVRARAVLLATGAYERQLPFSGWTLPGVMGAGGAQAMLKSGLVLPGRRVVVAGSGPLLLAVAASLAAAGARVPAVVEASDYLGYARRPGALLSQPDKLVEAAVHGAALLRHRVRLRTRSAVTQVHGSDRVEAVTVSRLDRRWRPVRGSGRRIACEALAVGHGLVPQLELAVGLGCTTRRTVDGTQALALGALQETSVSGVWAAGETGGVGGVQLALTEGELAGLAIAARLRGRAVAGENRRVRELRRRRARLRAFADAMAAVHAPGPGWPQWLDDATEVCRCEEVTAGRIREAVADYGARDARTVKLLTRAGMGWCQGRMCGAAVACLAAPAQAAQPEPPPERRPLAVPLRLGALAALNEPDSPGAAGAGLGPTD is encoded by the coding sequence ATGCCGAACTCGGCGTCTGATGCACCGGGTAGCGGTACGGGAGACGGGGCGGAGTGCGGGCCGGAGTACGACCTCGCGGTGATCGGCGCGGGCCCCGCGGGACTCGCGGGCGCCGTGGCCGCATCCGAACTCGGCCTGTCCGTCGCCCTCCTGGACGCCTCCGGTCAACCCGGCGGCCAGTACTACCGGCACCCCTCCCCCGCCCTCGGCGCCACCCGACCCGAGGCCCTGCACCACAACTGGCCCGCCTTCGCCGATCTGCTCCGCCGCCTGGCCGCCACCGAGGTGAGCCATCTCGCCGGACACCACGTCTGGACGGTCGTACCGGCGGCGGACGCGGCGGGAGCGTGGGATGTGCATGCGGTCACCGGTGCGGACGGCGACGGTGACCGCCCGGTCCGGGTACGGGCCCGCGCGGTACTGCTGGCGACCGGCGCATACGAGCGTCAACTGCCCTTTTCCGGCTGGACCTTGCCAGGCGTGATGGGCGCCGGTGGTGCGCAGGCGATGCTCAAGTCCGGGCTGGTCCTGCCGGGCAGGAGGGTGGTCGTGGCGGGCAGCGGCCCGCTGCTGCTCGCCGTCGCCGCATCGCTCGCCGCGGCCGGGGCCCGCGTCCCCGCGGTGGTCGAGGCGTCGGACTACCTCGGTTACGCCCGCCGTCCCGGCGCCCTGCTGTCCCAGCCAGACAAGCTGGTGGAGGCCGCGGTCCACGGCGCGGCGCTGCTGCGGCACCGCGTACGGCTGCGGACCCGAAGCGCGGTGACCCAGGTGCACGGCTCGGACCGGGTGGAGGCCGTGACGGTCTCCCGGCTCGACCGTCGGTGGCGGCCGGTACGGGGGTCCGGCCGCCGGATCGCCTGTGAGGCGCTGGCGGTCGGGCACGGCCTGGTCCCGCAGCTCGAACTGGCCGTCGGGCTCGGCTGCACGACGCGGCGCACCGTGGACGGAACCCAGGCCCTCGCCCTCGGCGCCCTTCAAGAGACCTCGGTATCAGGAGTGTGGGCCGCGGGCGAGACCGGCGGCGTCGGCGGCGTTCAACTGGCCTTGACAGAGGGCGAGTTGGCGGGACTCGCCATCGCCGCCCGGCTGCGCGGACGGGCGGTGGCCGGCGAGAACCGGAGGGTGCGGGAGCTGCGGCGCCGCCGTGCACGCCTACGCGCCTTCGCCGACGCGATGGCCGCCGTCCACGCCCCCGGGCCCGGATGGCCCCAGTGGTTGGACGACGCGACGGAGGTATGCCGTTGCGAGGAGGTCACCGCGGGCCGGATCCGCGAGGCGGTCGCCGACTACGGCGCCCGGGACGCCCGTACCGTCAAACTCCTCACCCGCGCCGGCATGGGCTGGTGCCAGGGCCGCATGTGCGGGGCGGCCGTGGCCTGCCTGGCCGCACCCGCACAGGCCGCGCAGCCGGAGCCGCCCCCGGAGCGCCGGCCGCTGGCGGTACCCCTTCGGCTGGGGGCGCTGGCCGCCCTCAACGAACCGGACTCCCCCGGTGCGGCCGGGGCCGGGCTGGGGCCGACTGACTGA
- a CDS encoding (2Fe-2S)-binding protein, with protein sequence MARDRSPAALVGAATDDAFEITFDGRPVTALPGQSVAAALWAAGILAWRRTRVGGRPRGAFCGIGQCYDCLATVNGRPNRRACLLPARPGDTVTTQEGHGHAELGV encoded by the coding sequence ATGGCGCGTGACCGCAGCCCCGCCGCACTCGTCGGCGCGGCGACCGACGACGCATTCGAGATCACCTTCGACGGGCGGCCGGTCACCGCGCTGCCCGGCCAGTCCGTCGCCGCCGCACTCTGGGCCGCGGGCATCCTCGCCTGGCGCCGCACCCGCGTCGGCGGCCGCCCGCGCGGCGCGTTCTGCGGTATCGGCCAGTGCTACGACTGCCTGGCCACCGTCAACGGCCGGCCCAACCGGCGGGCCTGTCTGCTCCCGGCCCGGCCCGGCGACACCGTCACCACCCAGGAGGGACACGGCCATGCCGAACTCGGCGTCTGA
- a CDS encoding NAD(P)/FAD-dependent oxidoreductase, with protein sequence MTTRHSSDLLVVGAGVVGAACAYYAARRGLDVTVIDRGPVAGGTTGAGEGNLLVSDKEPGPELELAQLSTTLWHELSDALPRDIEYEAKGGLVVASGAEDLAALRTFAARQAAAGVTAETVPGDRLGDLEPHLAPGLAGGVHYPQDAQVQPALAAAHLLRAAGGRVRLRLGEPVTGILTATDGRVRGVRTPSGELHAPCVVNAAGTWGGELAGLAGVALPVRPRRGFVLVTEPLPRVVRRKVYSADYVADVASGSAALQTSAVVEGTPAGPVLIGASRERVGFDRTLSVEALRRLAAQAVRLFPVLGTVRALRTYAGFRPYLPDHLPAIGRDPRRPGLLHACGHEGAGIGLAPATGQIVAALAAEDEPPLDVRPFRPERFGDGAAC encoded by the coding sequence GTGACCACGAGACACTCTTCGGATCTCCTCGTCGTCGGCGCGGGCGTGGTCGGCGCCGCCTGTGCCTACTACGCCGCCCGGCGCGGCCTGGACGTCACCGTGATCGACCGCGGCCCCGTCGCCGGCGGCACCACCGGCGCCGGCGAAGGCAACCTCCTGGTCTCCGACAAGGAGCCCGGCCCCGAACTCGAACTGGCCCAGCTGTCCACGACGTTGTGGCACGAGCTGAGCGACGCGCTCCCGCGGGATATCGAGTACGAGGCCAAGGGCGGTCTCGTCGTCGCCTCCGGCGCGGAGGACCTGGCCGCGCTGCGGACGTTCGCCGCGCGGCAGGCGGCGGCCGGTGTCACGGCGGAAACGGTGCCGGGCGACCGGCTCGGCGACCTGGAGCCGCATCTGGCCCCCGGCCTCGCCGGCGGCGTCCACTATCCGCAGGACGCCCAGGTACAGCCCGCGCTGGCCGCCGCCCACCTGCTGCGCGCGGCGGGCGGCCGGGTGCGGCTGCGGCTCGGCGAGCCCGTCACCGGGATCCTCACCGCGACGGACGGTCGGGTGCGGGGGGTGCGTACGCCCTCCGGTGAACTGCACGCCCCGTGCGTGGTGAACGCGGCGGGGACCTGGGGCGGCGAACTGGCCGGGCTCGCCGGCGTAGCGCTGCCGGTGCGTCCGCGGCGGGGCTTCGTCCTGGTCACCGAGCCACTGCCGCGCGTGGTGCGGCGCAAGGTGTACTCGGCCGACTATGTCGCCGATGTCGCCAGCGGATCGGCCGCGCTCCAGACCTCCGCCGTCGTCGAGGGCACCCCGGCCGGACCGGTCCTGATCGGCGCGAGCCGGGAGCGCGTCGGCTTCGACCGCACGCTGTCCGTGGAGGCGCTGCGCCGCCTCGCGGCCCAGGCGGTGCGGCTCTTCCCCGTACTCGGCACGGTGCGGGCCCTGCGCACCTACGCCGGGTTCCGCCCCTACCTGCCCGACCACCTGCCCGCGATCGGCCGCGACCCGCGGCGGCCGGGACTGCTGCACGCCTGTGGCCACGAGGGGGCGGGCATCGGTCTCGCCCCGGCCACCGGGCAGATCGTCGCCGCACTGGCAGCGGAGGACGAACCGCCCCTGGACGTCCGCCCGTTCCGTCCCGAACGGTTCGGCGACGGTGCGGCGTGCTGA